Proteins encoded within one genomic window of Fusarium musae strain F31 chromosome 4, whole genome shotgun sequence:
- a CDS encoding hypothetical protein (EggNog:ENOG41) translates to MTKQEASPDEILPGHNDQDISSSNEDELRSKILTAERSTLPEGYFLSREFVGTFGGIAFSLAATYFAFQAGAGALININQHIGPSENYYLFSIVWTVSQPISMLLFGRLSDMFGRRNLALGANILGIIGGIIAATSQSINQLIAANVLLGLASGIPGSYPLLTGELMTNKLKFLGTIVVVVPNIIATGFGPYLGLRLSILSSWRWIFYIYIILMVIGTTLWYFFYHPPSFVQLHGTSISRKAELATIDWLGTFLLISGLVLFLLGIAWGGQPYKWTSGRVLGLLIPGAVLSISFVLYEVYGNPAKPIVPMKFFKDVRGYTCVVVISAITGCLQTALFILWPSQVAYIFGSTTNGWEETAWMSSVVNFAAWAGIIIVGPLFHVIKHLRLQLVVGSAWMTAFLGAMSTITYSNKGSAIAFAFLSTFPIGWGEVMTMLMVQYIVPEQDLGVAFAVVSSVRTIMGSIFAAVFVAIYSNKLPGYMASIVVPALQETSLSPEAISEVLATAPTASQAALSAIKGVTPEILRVINAKVADAYGHSYAFVYYTAAALGAVCLLAALCLRDFDVYLTDHVARMVYKKEETKEDSLAKHIEHRESA, encoded by the exons ATGACGAAACAGGAAGCGTCACCAGACGAAATCTTACCAGGTCACAACGATCAAGACATTTCTTCCTCAAACGAAGATGAACTTCGTTCCAAGATCTTAACCGCTGAGCGCTCAACTCTCCCAGAGGGTTACTTCCTCAGCCGGGAGTTTGTCGGAACGTTTGGCGGTATCGCGTTCAGTCTTGCAGCGACATACTTCGCCTTCCAGGCTGGCGCCGGcgccctcatcaacatcaaccagcACATCGGCCCAAGTGAGAACTACTACCTGTTCTCAATTGTGTGGACAGTCTCTCAACCAATTTCCATGCTCTTGTTCGGCCGTCTCTCTGACATGTTTGGTCGTCGAAACCTAGCTCTTGGTGCAAACATCCTTGGAATAATCGGTGGTATTATCGCTGCTACTTCGCAGAGCATCAACCAACTCATTGCTGCCAATGTTCTTTTGGGTCTTGCTTCGGGTATCCCGGGTTCATATCCTCTTTTGACCGGAGAGCTCATGACgaacaagctcaagtttcTTGGTACTATTGTTGTTGTAGTACCTAACATCATCGCCACTGGGTTCGGTCCGTATCTTGGCCTTCGGCTTAGCATTCTGAGTTCATGGAGATGGATCTTTTACATCTACATCATCTTAATGG TGATCGGCACTACTCTCTGGTACTTCTTCTACCACCCTCCTTCGTTCGTCCAACTTCACGGAACCAGCATCAGCCGCAAAGCCGAGCTTGCAACAATCGACTGGCTCGGCACTTTCCTTCTTATCTCGGGTctcgttctcttccttcttggaATCGCCTGGGGCGGTCAACCATACAAATGGACTTCCGGTCGGGTCCTCGGTCTTCTGATACCTGGTGCAGTTCTGTCCATCTCATTCGTGCTCTATGAGGTATATGGCAACCCCGCGAAGCCAATCGTCCCCATGAAATTCTTCAAGGATGTCCGAGGCTACACATGCGTTGTCGTAATCTCTGCCATCACCGGCTGTCTCCAAACGGCTTTGTTCATCTTGTGGCCTTCACAGGTTGCATACATATTCGGAAGCACCACGAATGGATGGGAGGAGACTGCTTGGATGTCAAGTGTTGTGAACTTTGCCGCTTGGGCtggtatcatcatcgtcgggCCTCTCTTCCACGTCATCAAGCACCTGCGTCTACAGCTTGTTGTTGGATCTGCCTGGATGACAGCGTTCCTGGGGGCCATGTCTACTATCACTTACTCCAACAAGGGATCGGCTATTGCTTTTGCCTTTCTCAGCACCTTTCCCATCGGGTGGGGAGAAGTGATGACTATGTTGATGGTTCAGTACATTGTTCCAGAACAGGATCTGGGTGTCGCCTTTG CTGTTGTCTCCTCGGTCCGTACCATCATGGGCTCCATCTTCGCCGCTGTCTTTGTTGCCATCTACAGCAACAAGCTCCCGGGCTACATGGCCAGCATTGTCGTACCAGCGCTGCAAGAGACATCTCTTTCTCCAGAAGCTATCAGTGAAGTCCTGGCAACAGCACCCACCGCCAGCCAGGCCGCACTCTCAGCTATCAAAGGCGTCACTCCTGAGATCCTGCGTGTCATCAATGCCAAGGTTGCCGATGCTTACGGTCACTCATACGCCTTTGTTTATTACACCGCGGCTGCACTTGGAGCCGTATGCCTTCTTGCGGCATTGTGTCTGCGCGACTTTGATGTTTATCTGACTGACCACGTTGCCCGAATGGTGTataagaaggaggagaccaaggaggACTCACTTGCAAAGCATATTGAGCACCGTGAGAGTGCTTGA